One stretch of Castor canadensis chromosome 12, mCasCan1.hap1v2, whole genome shotgun sequence DNA includes these proteins:
- the LOC109681731 gene encoding LOW QUALITY PROTEIN: b(0,+)-type amino acid transporter 1-like (The sequence of the model RefSeq protein was modified relative to this genomic sequence to represent the inferred CDS: deleted 2 bases in 2 codons), producing the protein MKRNKEKGESEGVTGQESGSGAPGLTLRREIGLWSAVSLTAGCMIGSGIFMTPQGVLIHMGTPGASLVVWAVCGLLAMLGALCYAELGALIPESGGEYAYILRNFGSLPAFLVIYTYVLVGRPATITAVSLSFAEYALAPFFPGCSSLPQVVFKNVAAFCILLLMLINFWSSRLSTMVMNVCTAAKVFSLLVIVVGGAVMLGQGRDAGQGRGRTETLLSTFQNTTQQAGRIGMAFYQGLWYFDGWNSINYVMEELKNPKHNLVWALMIAIPLVTSLYVLVNISYLLVLSPSEILSSDAMAVSWGNQVLGSWAWLVPLAVALSTFGSVNGTFFGGSRVCYAAAREGHMPQLLSMVHVHRLTPTPALMFTTAVALALVIPGDFSTIVNFLSFLSWLTYGTTISCLLYLRIKTKNLPRIYKVPTFIPAIMLLASLYLVLAPVIDNPQLELLYIFLFLLSGFLVYFLVVYFQCQPKCLQVATLHLQLLLEVAPTTKDH; encoded by the exons ATGAAGAGAAACAAGGAAAAGGGTGAGAGCGAGGGGGTGACTGGGCAAGAATCTGGAAGTGGGGCACCAGGACTGACACTGAGGAGGGAGATTGGTCTGTGGAGTGCTGTGTCCCTGACTGCTGGCTGTATGATCGGCTCTGGCATCTTTATGACACCTCAAGGGGTCTTGATCCATATGGGTACTCCTGGAGCCAGTCTTGTGGTATGGGCAGTCTGTGGCCTCCTGGCCATGCTGGGTGCCCTGTGCTATGCTGAGCTGGGGGCCCTGATTCCTGAATCTGGAGGAGAGTATGCCTACATCTTGAGAAACTTTGGCTCCTTACCAGCCTTCCTGGTTATCTACACATACGTTCTGGTGGGCAGACCAGCCACCATCACTGCTGTGTCTCTGAGCTTTGCCGAGTATGCCTTGGCTCCCTTCTTTCCTGGTTGCTCCTCACTGCCCCAGGTTGTATTCAAGAATGTGGCTGCTTTCTGCATCCTACTGCTGATGCTGATCAACTTCTGGAGTTCTCGGTTGTCCACCATGGTGATGAACGTGTGTACAGCTGCCAAAGTGTTCTCATTGCTGGTCATTGTGGTGGGTGGGGCTGTGATGCTGGGCCAGGGCCGTGATGCT GGCCAGGGCCGTGGCCGCACAGAAACCCTTCTGTCCACCTTCCAAAACACAACGCAACAGGCCGGGCGCATTGGTATGGCTTTCTACCAGGGACTGTGGTATTTTGATGGCTGGAATAGCATCAACTACGTGATGGAGGAGCTCAAGAATCCAAAG CATAACCTGGTGTGGGCACTGATGATCGCCATCCCCCTGGTCACCAGCCTATATGTCCTGGTCAACATC AGTTACCTGTTGGTGCTGTCACCCAGTGAGATCCTCTCCTCTGACGCTATGGCTGTGAGCTGGGG GAACCAGGTTCTGGGATCCTGGGCTTGGCTGGTGCCTTTGGCTGTCGCACTTTCTACATTTGGTTCTGTCAATGGGACATTCTTTGGTGGCAGCCGTGTGTGCTATGCAGCAGCAAGAGAGGGCCACATG CCCCAGCTGCTGTCCATGGTTCATGTGCATCGCCTCACACCAACTCCGGCCCTGATGTTCACCACAGCTGTGGCTTTGGCCCTGGTCATCCCAGGAGACTTCAGCACCATTGTAAACTTCTTGAG tttccTATCCTGGCTCACCTATGGAACCACCATTAGCTGCCTCCTATACTTGCGGATAAAGACAAAGAATCTTCCCCGAATTTACAAG GTTCCCACCTTCATCCCTGCCATCATGCTCTTAGCTTCTCTCTACCTGGTTCTGGCACCTGTCATTGACAATCCCCAGCTGGAGTTGCTCTACATCTTCCTGTTTCTGCTCAGCGGCTTCCTGGTGTATTTCCTGGTTGTGTACTTCCAGTGCCAGCCCAAGTGTTTGCAAGTGGCCACCCTACATCTCCAGCTGCTCCTAGAAGTTGCTCCAACCACTAAAGACCATTGA